GAAAGGATTGATGGTGACGGCCTGACGCCCGAGCCCCAGCTCGACATAGCTGCCCTGGAGAAGTGCCGTCAGCTTCCTGTAGCTGTGACCCAGATCGAGCACGATGGTGAGCGGGTCATGTTGCTGCAGCTGAGTGATCAGGAAGTTGAGCAGGAAGCTCTTTCCGCTGCCTGTTGAGCCGAGAACGAGTGTGTGGCCGACATCATCCACATGGAGGTTGAAGTGGTAAGGCGCCTGCTGCGGCGTCTCAAAGACGGCCAATGCACGTTGACCAAGATGAGGGCATAAAGGCTCGCCGTAGTCCTGGCTGAAGATGAAACTCAGATCCGCGCAATTGGTCTCCAAGAGGGCGATGCGCCGAAGATTGTAGGCGCCGTTGCCGGGGACGATGCTCAGCCAGGCGTTGAGAAGGTTATAGGTTTCCTCGACGAAGACTCCGTCATGGGAGGCCAGAACCTTGGCTGCCTCCGCGCTGGCAGTTTCCAGTGCCCTCGTGTCTCGGCCGTGGAGCACGAGCGTCAGGGAGGTGGAGCCAAAGAAGTGCCCGTTGACCTCGAGCTCGGTGAGCGCATCGCCGAGCTGGCCGACCGTTGCCCCAGCGGAATCGTCTACCAACATCTCGTCCGGTGAGGTATCAGCCGACACGTAGTTCACCAGAGACACCCGTTTGTTGAAGAAATGCCGTCTGCGCGAGTGAATGTCGCGCCGCACTTTGTCGTTTGGGAGGCGTTGCCACTCGGCGCATGCCACGAACTCACCTGGTAGCTCCACCAGGTCTGAGAGCATGTGTGCGTAGGTATGGCTCGGCGGCTCCTTCATGGAGAGCACCTTCAGAGACCGTGTGCCAACCCGCAAGTGATCGCGATGGCATTCGATCGCGGAGTCGGCAGCGAAGTAGTCCAGGTATGTGTCGTAGCGCAGGCTGCTGGCGTCGGCGACACTGGGATCGAGGTTCAGGAGTCGCCGGAAGAAGGCGAACATCTCCGCCTTTGGCAGTCGCCGCAGGTGGCACTCGGCCAGTTGGACAGCGAATGCCGAGGCAGCCTGGTCAAGAGTGCGAGTGGCTTCATCGAGCTGCGACTCGAGCAGGTGGAACGTGTGCGTCAGCGATAGTTGCTCCCTGATGGTCGCGAGCGGTTGTCGGATGAATCGCCGCAGCGATCCATCGAGGTGCCCGATGCCGGTTTGGTCCGACAGCAGCACCAGATACTGATCGACCTGGAACAGCCGCTCGCGCTTTCCGTTCAGGTACTCCGACCGACGCTGGAAGGCCTCCCGCGCCACTGCTCGCGAACAGTCCGGGACTGCAAACGCGTCGGCGTGCCGTTTGAGCAAGTATTGGTAGACGCGGGTCTTCTCATCCAACTGCCTCAACGCGGCTTCAAACTGGTGCGTGACGCGCTGTCGCTGCTCATGGGGCAATGCCTCGGCGTCGGGCCCCTGTACCTGGAACATGACGCCAACGCTCCCACTCTTGGTAACGAAAGTGACGTCATCCAGGAAGCCCCAGAGCGCTATCAGTGAGTTGATGGCTCCGGATT
This genomic interval from Acidobacteriota bacterium contains the following:
- a CDS encoding DUF87 domain-containing protein, which produces MTRFGRVFRDYQESGAINSLIALWGFLDDVTFVTKSGSVGVMFQVQGPDAEALPHEQRQRVTHQFEAALRQLDEKTRVYQYLLKRHADAFAVPDCSRAVAREAFQRRSEYLNGKRERLFQVDQYLVLLSDQTGIGHLDGSLRRFIRQPLATIREQLSLTHTFHLLESQLDEATRTLDQAASAFAVQLAECHLRRLPKAEMFAFFRRLLNLDPSVADASSLRYDTYLDYFAADSAIECHRDHLRVGTRSLKVLSMKEPPSHTYAHMLSDLVELPGEFVACAEWQRLPNDKVRRDIHSRRRHFFNKRVSLVNYVSADTSPDEMLVDDSAGATVGQLGDALTELEVNGHFFGSTSLTLVLHGRDTRALETASAEAAKVLASHDGVFVEETYNLLNAWLSIVPGNGAYNLRRIALLETNCADLSFIFSQDYGEPLCPHLGQRALAVFETPQQAPYHFNLHVDDVGHTLVLGSTGSGKSFLLNFLITQLQQHDPLTIVLDLGHSYRKLTALLQGSYVELGLGRQAVTINPFDISSPTPEQLHFLHAFTKVLIEGEDGYRLSHLEDREVYEAIENLYVLEQSQRRLFTLSSLLPRAVGGRLHKWVEGGRYASMFDNPVDTLALDRLQVFDFEAMRSYPAVLEPLLFYILHRVSQCVHDPGDPGLKVCVLDEAWRLIQHPAVRSYAQEALKTWRKRNGAMLLATQSIEDFSSADLLRTVVESCPTRLLLANPSMNPEQYRELLQMNEMELSLMANLLPRRQVLLKRAQLAKVLDLNVDPKSYWIYTNTPIDNERVASVFREFGFAAGLDRLAASA